A region from the Vicia villosa cultivar HV-30 ecotype Madison, WI linkage group LG3, Vvil1.0, whole genome shotgun sequence genome encodes:
- the LOC131659731 gene encoding zinc finger BED domain-containing protein RICESLEEPER 1-like, giving the protein MSFQDSSLTPPTMVDDLIDIELLLGDIGEEETTDGGNLEIGELMDMEVPVPSDTTTQTNPTDNTTTQTPTQNTTNTNTDASTPQVAQAQSSQSQRNADGRAPRPKKSAVHSEMVLIVGPDGIKKWKCRWCGKLYTYDSKWKSTSNGKKHLDACIQRRLRLKGNNEKEFAQSRLNIGDNTPSLATWTYNHARVREIAAHMILGHEFPFSVMEGVIFNEFLKEIYPWYKKITRQQVKFDCETFYEAERIKMKRSMALINRVSLTTDLWWSGEQRIGYMTVTGHFIDSKWQLHKRVLSFKNVPPPHSGEVLCRELIKVMDDWGIRDKVASISVDNASANDNFIARLKRDYSGRRNLPLGGKLFHVRCCAHILNLLVQDGLDMIKVSVDKIRNGVKYLLNSETRCKSFKKIVDELQLEGRMQVLDTKTRWNSTWLMLSTAYHYREVWPRYAEENGAFLSFLPDANDWEDVHDICKFLEVFADVTSIISGTSYPTANLFLFELYRVKVLLDNPSRISHNPQLQALASEMKLKYDKYWSESNTLISIGAVLDPRYKMIFIKWVYPFLYPNPTQSDTYQQQLSENLSTLFQLYQDSYGTNDATTPTAASESPEVGSTSGLGRRNFEMFLETVAGNNSKYDLELYFEEPPLKVPPNAKFDVLTWWMGNEAKYPVLSKLAKDILTVPVTTVASEATFSAGKRIIDPKRSSMKTKTVEMVLCGGDWVKEKYGIKKGCTASILEEPQDEPLTYHFGEDLGVSSTAAAT; this is encoded by the exons ATGTCGTTTCAAGATTCATCATTGACTCCTCCAACAATGGTGGATGATCTTATTGATATTGAGTTGTTGCTTGGTGACATCGGGGAAGAGGAGACAACGGATGGAGGTAATTTAGAGATTGGTGAGTTGATGGATATGGAGGTTCCAGTTCCGAGTGATACAACTACTCAAACCAACCCCACTGATAATACTACTACTCAGACCCCTACTCAAAATACTACAAACACAAACACTGATGCTTCAACCCCTCAAGTTGCCCAAGCTCAGAGTTCCCAGAGTCAGAGAAATGCTGATGGTAGAGCTCCTCGTCCCAAAAAATCTGCTGTTCATTCTGAAATGGTGCTGATTGTAGGTCCAGATGGCATTAAGAAGTGGAAGTGCAGATGGTGTGGAAAGCTTTACACATATGATTCAAAGTGGAAGAGTACCTCTAATGGTAAGAAACATTTAGATGCTTGTATTCAGAGAAGGTTAAGGTTGAAAGGAAATAATGAGAAAGAGTTTGCTCAGTCTAGATTAAACATAGGTGATAATACTCCTAGTTTAGCTACTTGGACATATAATCATGCTAGGGTTAGAGAAATTGCAGCACACATGATTCTAGGTCATGAATTTCCTTTTTCTGTTATGGAAGGTGTTATTTTTAATGAGTTTCTAAAAGAGATTTATCCATGGTACAAAAAGATTACTAGGCAACAAGTTAAGTTTGATTGTGAGACATTTTATGAGGCTGAGAGAATTAAAATGAAAAGGTCTATGGCTTTGATTAATAGGGTCAGTCTCACCACTGACTTGTGGTGGTCTGGTGAACAGAGGATAGGCTATATGACTGTGACTGGTCATTTCATTGATTCAAAATGGCAGCTTCATAAAAGAGttttatcttttaagaatgtgCCACCACCACATTCTGGAGAGGTTTTGTGCAGGGAATTGATAAAGGTAATGGATGATTGGGGAATAAGGGATAAGGTAGCATCTATTTCTGTTGATAATGCCAGTGCCAATGATAATTTCATTGCTAGGTTGAAGAGGGATTATTCTGGTAGGAGAAATTTACCCTTAGGTGGTAAGTTATTTCATGTAAGGTGTTGTGCACACATCTTAAATCTGTTGGTGCAGGATGGGCTTGATATGATTAAGGTGTCTGTTGATAAGATAAGAAATGGTGTCAAATACTTGCTCAATTCTGAAACAAGATGCAAATCATTCAAAAAGATTGTTGATGAGTTGCAACTTGAAGGAAGAATGCAAGTGTTGGATACAAAGACTAGGTGGAACTCAACTTGGTTGATGTTGTCTACTGCATACCATTACAGAGAAGTGTGGCCTAGATATGCTGAGGAAAATGGTGCATTTCTCAGTTTTTTGCCTGATGCAAATGATTGGGAAGATGTTCATGATATTTGCAAGTTTTTGGAGGTTTTTGCTGATGTGACATCAATTATTAGTGGCACATCTTACCCTACTGCTAATCTGTTTTTGTTTGAGCTTTACAGAGTGAAGGTTTTACTTGATAATCCTTCAAGAATCTCACATAATCCTCAGTTGCAGGCCCTTGCTAGTGAAATGAAGTTGAAATATGACAAGTATTGGTCAGAGTCTAATACATTGATTTCTATTGGTGCAGTTCTTGATCCAAG GTATAAGATGATCTTCATCAAATGGGTATACCCCTTTTTGTATCCAAATCCCACTCAATCAGATACATATCAACAACAGTTGTCTGAAAACTTAAGTACCCTCTTCCAATTGTATCAAGATTCCTATGGAACCAATGATGCAACTACCCCTACTGCTGCATCTGAATCTCCAGAAGTAGGATCTACTTCTGGATTGGGAAGGAGGAACTTTGAAATGTTTTTAGAAACTGTTGCGGGTAATAATTCCAAATATGACCTTGAATTATATTTTGAGGAGCCTCCTTTGAAAGTTCCCCCTAATGCTAAATTTGATGTTTTAACTTGGTGGATGGGAAATGAGGCCAAATATCCTGTTCTTAGTAAATTGGCAAAGGATATCCTAACTGTTCCAGTTACTACTGTTGCTTCAGAAGCAACTTTTAGTGCTGGGAAAAGGATTATTGATCCGAAAAGATCTTCTATGAAAACTAAGACAGTTGAAATGGTGCTTTGTGGAGGTGATTGGGTGAAGGAGAAATATGGAATAAAGAAGGGGTGCACTGCTTCTATT CTTGAGGAGCCACAAGATGAACCTTTGACATATCATTTTGGTGAAGATTTGGGTGTTTCATCTACTGCTGCTGCAACTTGA